GCAAGGGCACCTACGTCCGCACCCTCGCGCACGATCTGGGCGAGAAGGTGGGCTGCGGCGCGCACCTCAAAGACCTCCGCCGCGTGGAGATCGACAAGTTTGTGATCGAAGACAGCCTGGAGCTGGCCGACTTCGAGGCGCTGGAGCCTTCGGAGATCCGCCGCTACCTCATCCCGCCCTACCAGGCCGTCCCCAGCCACGTTCTTTAAGCGAGAGCCAAGCGCATGCAACGCTACGACAGCATCGGTGGGGCCATGGAATTACCGGCAGCGGAAATCGACGTGGCCCCTCAGGTGCCGCTGGAGCGCCTGCGTCAAAAGCCGCTCTCGCTCGCCGTCGGCATGTTCGACGGCGTGCACCGGGGGCACATGGCGGTGATCCAGGGCGCCCTCGAGACTGCCAAGCGGCAGGGTGGGGTGCCGGGGGTGCTGACCTTCTGGCCGCACCCGAGCCGCCTCTTCCGCCCGCAGGACCCTACGCGCATGTTGCAGCCCGTCGCCCAAAAGCGGGCGCGCCTCTACCGCGCCGGAATCGAATTTATTATTTGGAAGGCGTTCGATAACGCATTTGCGGCAATCCCGGCCGAAGACTTCGTGGCGCTGGTGCTCAAGTCGGTGCCCGGGCTCAAGAGCCTGCATGTAGGCAGCAATTTCCGCTTTGGCAAAGGCCGCCTGGGCGATGCCGAGCTGTTGGCTGAGACGGGGAAAGCTCACGGCGTGGAGGTCGTCATCACTCCCCGCCTGCAGTACGACGACGCTGCTATCAGCAGCTCGCGAATCCGCGATTGCCTGGAGCGGGGAGACATGAAGACGGTCAACGAGCTGCTCGGCTACAGTTACCGTAGCCAGTCGGCCCTGCAGCCGGGGCGTCGGCTCGGTCGGATGATCGGCTTCCC
The window above is part of the Verrucomicrobiota bacterium JB022 genome. Proteins encoded here:
- the ribF gene encoding riboflavin biosynthesis protein RibF; the encoded protein is MQRYDSIGGAMELPAAEIDVAPQVPLERLRQKPLSLAVGMFDGVHRGHMAVIQGALETAKRQGGVPGVLTFWPHPSRLFRPQDPTRMLQPVAQKRARLYRAGIEFIIWKAFDNAFAAIPAEDFVALVLKSVPGLKSLHVGSNFRFGKGRLGDAELLAETGKAHGVEVVITPRLQYDDAAISSSRIRDCLERGDMKTVNELLGYSYRSQSALQPGRRLGRMIGFPTLNLPWAPELTPRLGVYIVASRRPGESAWRPAVANYGVRPTVENAPVEPILEVHLLDGEDVDYVAGEELEVAWHRYLRPEKKFDGLDALKTQIEADCHAARAWWKVQR